From Paenibacillus sp. V4I7, one genomic window encodes:
- a CDS encoding ABC transporter substrate-binding protein — protein MRKRAWLMLLLLIVVVMVSACGEKLTPTGKAQVVRVGVFKNVTHAAAYIALEKGYFVREWGNEVKIEVTAFDNGSDLSIAMATGDIDIGFVGPGPATTFFLKSENYRVVSGSNNGGAVLVARNGTGINSVKDLVDKTIAIPSKGNTNEISLRLLLEQEGVGLGRGADNAHLIVRSPSDALISFRQKEIDATLVPEPWGTQIEKAGLGKVVVDWKAIPPNNGNYPTVIMVASDKYIARHRDMVKGAIKANRDGIAFIQNSPEQAYDLINNQLKQYSGKGMDIDLIKASLSRLKLTTDVDVKVMEEMAKVSIDARYIKGINKEELNLSKFVDLSMLEEVKSEK, from the coding sequence ATGAGAAAACGTGCATGGCTGATGCTTCTGCTTCTGATCGTGGTTGTGATGGTAAGTGCTTGTGGTGAGAAGCTGACTCCTACAGGCAAAGCACAAGTGGTACGAGTCGGTGTATTCAAAAATGTCACACATGCCGCAGCCTATATCGCGCTGGAAAAAGGTTATTTCGTTCGGGAATGGGGCAACGAAGTTAAGATTGAGGTTACAGCCTTCGATAACGGCTCTGACCTATCTATCGCTATGGCGACAGGGGATATCGATATCGGATTCGTTGGTCCTGGACCTGCGACAACTTTCTTTTTGAAAAGTGAGAATTACCGGGTCGTATCCGGTTCGAATAATGGCGGCGCGGTGCTTGTGGCTCGGAATGGCACAGGAATTAATAGCGTTAAAGATTTAGTAGATAAAACAATTGCGATTCCTTCCAAAGGGAACACGAACGAAATCTCACTCCGTCTGCTGCTTGAGCAAGAGGGAGTGGGCTTGGGTCGAGGTGCGGACAACGCCCACCTCATCGTGCGCTCCCCGTCGGATGCGCTGATCTCCTTCCGTCAGAAGGAGATCGATGCGACGCTCGTCCCCGAGCCATGGGGGACACAGATCGAGAAGGCCGGACTTGGCAAAGTCGTCGTCGACTGGAAGGCGATCCCGCCGAACAACGGCAATTATCCGACGGTCATCATGGTCGCGAGCGACAAGTACATTGCGCGGCACCGGGATATGGTGAAAGGCGCGATCAAGGCGAATAGGGATGGCATCGCGTTCATCCAGAACAGTCCGGAGCAAGCCTATGATCTCATCAACAACCAGCTGAAGCAATACAGCGGTAAAGGAATGGACATAGACCTGATCAAAGCCTCACTGAGCCGTTTGAAACTCACCACTGACGTTGACGTCAAGGTGATGGAGGAGATGGCAAAGGTGTCCATCGATGCTCGCTATATTAAGGGCATTAACAAAGAGGAGCTCAACCTTAGTAAATTCGTCGATTTGTCGATGCTCGAAGAAGTAAAGAGCGAGAAGTAA
- a CDS encoding TrmB family transcriptional regulator, which yields MEDVHLHLKNLGFTDLEAKCLHVLAESGTQTGYEIAKQLGVSRSNVYSALQKLAEKGAVLTSHGEPTHYQSVPIEEIGERIEAELQASIRYVKAHMPKQDAHRSEYFSLEGDAKVIERIRTELKKAKEEALCELWSEEAQLLKEELRLMPAQGVRLLVSTIGEAELPSGVHQFRHGREEGWQKFKGRKFTLLIDRRLAIIGTRGGDEPTLAMLTEHPAMVELLLNNFFRDVVIHELQQDMGAKLEDKYGKNFKKIIQKYTEAKEKDIMPAGAGKSMEGKFNEGKSPEGKRKKKK from the coding sequence ATGGAGGATGTTCATCTGCATTTAAAAAACCTTGGCTTCACGGACCTAGAAGCCAAGTGCCTGCACGTGCTCGCCGAAAGCGGCACACAGACGGGCTACGAAATCGCCAAGCAGCTTGGCGTTTCGCGCTCGAACGTCTACTCCGCGCTGCAGAAGCTCGCGGAGAAGGGGGCTGTGCTCACCAGTCACGGTGAGCCCACGCATTACCAGAGCGTGCCGATCGAGGAGATCGGCGAGCGGATTGAAGCGGAGCTGCAAGCCTCGATCCGCTATGTGAAAGCGCATATGCCGAAGCAGGATGCGCACCGCTCGGAGTACTTCAGCTTGGAGGGAGACGCTAAGGTCATCGAGCGTATACGAACTGAGCTGAAAAAGGCGAAGGAAGAAGCGCTCTGTGAGCTATGGTCGGAAGAAGCGCAGCTGCTGAAGGAAGAGCTTCGGCTAATGCCAGCGCAAGGCGTGCGATTGCTGGTTTCGACGATTGGCGAAGCAGAGCTGCCAAGCGGGGTTCATCAATTCCGGCACGGACGCGAAGAGGGCTGGCAGAAGTTCAAAGGGCGGAAATTTACGCTGCTGATCGACCGTAGGCTGGCGATTATTGGTACGCGAGGCGGTGATGAGCCGACATTGGCGATGTTGACAGAGCATCCGGCGATGGTGGAGCTGCTGCTGAATAATTTTTTCCGTGATGTGGTGATCCACGAGTTGCAGCAGGATATGGGCGCGAAGCTGGAAGATAAATACGGCAAGAACTTCAAGAAAATTATCCAGAAGTACACCGAGGCAAAAGAGAAGGATATTATGCCAGCGGGTGCAGGAAAATCCATGGAAGGCAAGTTTAATGAAGGAAAGTCTCCCGAAGGAAAGAGGAAGAAGAAGAAATGA
- a CDS encoding ABC transporter ATP-binding protein, giving the protein MKPVVEIKNLTKTYKNLRGIHQVNMTVQQGDIYGFFGPNGAGKTSVMKIMTGLTRAQQGEVKLFGQDVSTHYEQAMAKVGVLIETAEAYTYMSGKRNLELAARFYPGIGKQRVDEVLEIVGLTPFQHEKVAGYSLGMKQRLGLAAAMLSKPELLILDEPTNGLDIEGMVHIREIIMHLAREERITFLISSHLIHEMELMCNRMGIIHQGRLVREGLVSELAKGSATLEEAYLREINEVRRLAAHA; this is encoded by the coding sequence ATGAAACCCGTAGTAGAAATTAAGAACCTCACGAAAACTTACAAAAATTTGCGCGGCATCCATCAAGTGAATATGACGGTGCAGCAAGGCGATATCTATGGGTTCTTCGGACCCAATGGAGCCGGTAAAACATCGGTTATGAAGATCATGACTGGTTTAACAAGAGCACAGCAAGGCGAAGTAAAGCTGTTCGGCCAGGATGTGTCTACGCATTATGAGCAGGCAATGGCGAAGGTTGGCGTGTTGATTGAAACAGCGGAAGCGTATACCTATATGAGCGGCAAGCGGAATCTGGAGCTAGCGGCGCGCTTTTATCCTGGGATCGGCAAGCAGCGAGTGGACGAAGTGCTAGAGATCGTCGGACTCACCCCTTTTCAGCACGAAAAGGTTGCGGGCTACTCACTTGGCATGAAGCAGCGGCTCGGACTAGCGGCAGCGATGCTTTCGAAGCCTGAACTGCTAATTCTCGATGAACCGACGAATGGACTCGATATTGAAGGGATGGTTCATATTCGTGAAATCATCATGCACTTAGCGCGTGAAGAGCGAATTACCTTCCTCATCTCCAGCCATCTCATTCATGAAATGGAGCTGATGTGCAATCGCATGGGCATCATTCATCAAGGGCGGCTTGTTCGCGAGGGGCTTGTATCCGAATTAGCCAAAGGCAGCGCGACGCTGGAAGAAGCGTACTTGCGCGAAATCAATGAAGTCAGGAGGCTCGCTGCTCATGCATAG
- a CDS encoding ABC transporter permease, whose amino-acid sequence MSTASRRTIFLVLLLIAWEAGFRLFGWGWKFPSPTQTLQAFYDGLVHGELLQATFASMARLVVSFALSLLIGTTLGFLFARYRMLDDTLGFLVVSLQTIPSIAWLPFAIIWFGLNESSVIFITTLGATWTMALASRTGIKNIPPIYLRAAQTMGTGNGFNLFVQVMIPAAFPHLINGVRTAWAFAWRALVAGELIAKGAGLGQLLQDGRNLGDTSLMLCIVIIIAVLGTVSDHFCFKKLEDKVLERYGLAGSKS is encoded by the coding sequence ATGAGTACAGCATCAAGAAGAACGATTTTTCTGGTACTGCTTCTGATAGCTTGGGAGGCGGGATTTAGATTATTCGGATGGGGATGGAAGTTCCCTTCGCCTACCCAAACCTTGCAAGCCTTCTACGATGGGTTGGTGCATGGTGAACTGCTCCAAGCGACATTTGCAAGTATGGCGAGGTTGGTGGTTTCCTTTGCTTTGTCTTTGCTAATAGGCACAACACTTGGGTTCTTATTCGCACGTTACAGAATGCTGGATGATACACTTGGATTTCTGGTGGTTTCTTTGCAGACCATTCCGAGTATTGCTTGGCTGCCTTTTGCTATTATTTGGTTTGGTCTTAACGAATCATCTGTTATTTTCATTACGACACTCGGAGCAACCTGGACGATGGCCTTGGCCAGCCGCACAGGGATCAAAAACATCCCCCCCATTTATTTACGCGCCGCGCAAACGATGGGAACGGGCAATGGGTTTAATTTATTCGTGCAGGTCATGATTCCTGCCGCTTTCCCGCATTTGATCAATGGTGTTCGCACGGCTTGGGCTTTCGCATGGCGCGCGCTTGTTGCCGGTGAGCTTATTGCCAAAGGGGCTGGTCTAGGCCAGCTATTGCAGGACGGAAGAAATCTTGGCGATACATCACTGATGCTGTGTATTGTCATTATTATCGCGGTACTGGGCACGGTATCTGATCACTTCTGCTTTAAGAAACTTGAAGACAAAGTGCTAGAGCGATACGGCCTCGCTGGCTCGAAGTCTTGA
- a CDS encoding response regulator transcription factor — MSRILIIEDEQSIAELERDYLEISGYEVDIENSGDKGLQRALSTDYDLIILDLMLPKVDGFEICRRIRSEKDIPIVMVSAKKEDIDKIRGLGLGADDYMIKPFSPSELVARVKAHLARYERLMGRRETRNDEVRIRGLMIDKTARRVFVNEKEVVFTTKEFDLLTHLAMNPNRVYSKEQLFDLLWGMDAMGEIATVTVHIRKLREKIEQDPSNPQYIETIWGAGYRFRI, encoded by the coding sequence ATGAGTCGAATCTTAATTATTGAAGACGAGCAAAGTATAGCAGAGCTGGAGCGGGATTATTTGGAGATCAGCGGCTATGAAGTTGATATCGAAAATAGCGGGGACAAGGGGCTCCAGCGAGCCCTTTCTACGGACTACGATCTCATTATTCTCGACCTGATGCTGCCGAAGGTGGACGGCTTCGAAATCTGCCGGCGTATTCGCAGTGAGAAGGACATTCCCATCGTGATGGTTTCCGCTAAAAAGGAAGACATCGATAAAATTCGCGGCCTCGGCCTCGGCGCTGACGATTACATGATCAAGCCCTTCAGCCCCAGCGAGCTGGTGGCCAGAGTAAAAGCCCATTTAGCTCGCTACGAACGGCTGATGGGACGGCGCGAAACGCGGAATGATGAAGTCCGCATTCGCGGTTTGATGATTGATAAAACAGCGCGCCGTGTGTTTGTAAACGAGAAAGAAGTCGTCTTCACGACGAAAGAATTCGATCTGCTCACTCATTTGGCGATGAATCCGAATCGGGTGTACAGCAAAGAGCAGCTTTTTGACCTTCTATGGGGCATGGACGCCATGGGGGAAATCGCGACAGTAACGGTACATATTCGCAAGCTGCGCGAGAAAATCGAGCAAGATCCGTCCAACCCGCAATACATCGAAACCATCTGGGGAGCGGGATACCGCTTTAGGATTTGA
- a CDS encoding cell wall metabolism sensor histidine kinase WalK gives MSIRLRLVLSYIAMLLVPLVLSVLAVILISVATFGNLKSVFQVDFSQGNPIKRVVDQELENVAYMKAKTDTEPDAFLDPAFVKDLEEKFHKINMGIIIRKDKEITYISPYLKQGEAENTSKLPSFGTSSGQFQRNHGSLWITRQQDFLFSDKSKGSVFVFLDGGPFQKYLHQFSKSVIVTFILILVLTNGVLTYFVSRSIIKPLKALKRAAVEIKEGNLDFEIVPHSDDEIGELSTAFEEMRRKLKKSVEIQLQYEENRKELISNISHDLKTPVTAIKGYVEGIMDGVSNSPDKLDRYIRTIYNKAADMDRLIDELFLFSKLDLGKVPFQFEKVDLGQYVLDCAQELQFDMEKKGVQFALTELPKSPLYVTADRDKLRRVLLNIIENAIKYSEEGKCHITLTLREIDGNAVIQIKDRGQGISEESLPHIFDRFYRADPSRNTATGGSGLGLAIAKQIMEEHGGRISASSIIGRGTTVYMALPLSRQGESEG, from the coding sequence ATGTCGATTCGTTTACGGCTGGTACTTTCCTATATAGCCATGCTGCTTGTACCGCTTGTGCTCTCCGTGCTAGCCGTGATCTTAATCAGCGTCGCAACGTTTGGGAATCTGAAGTCGGTCTTTCAGGTTGATTTCTCCCAAGGCAATCCGATCAAACGTGTTGTTGATCAAGAACTAGAAAATGTCGCTTATATGAAAGCGAAGACGGATACGGAACCGGATGCTTTTCTGGATCCTGCATTCGTAAAGGATCTAGAGGAGAAATTCCATAAAATTAATATGGGCATCATTATCCGGAAGGATAAAGAGATTACGTATATATCACCTTATTTAAAGCAAGGAGAGGCTGAGAATACATCTAAATTGCCTTCTTTTGGCACATCCTCGGGTCAATTTCAGCGCAATCATGGTTCCCTGTGGATAACTAGGCAGCAGGACTTTTTATTTTCGGATAAAAGTAAAGGATCTGTATTCGTTTTCCTAGACGGCGGTCCCTTTCAAAAATATCTTCACCAGTTTTCCAAATCCGTTATTGTTACGTTTATTCTCATTCTCGTATTAACGAATGGTGTACTGACTTACTTCGTTTCTCGCAGTATTATTAAACCTCTTAAAGCACTCAAACGAGCGGCGGTGGAGATCAAAGAGGGCAATCTCGACTTTGAGATTGTACCGCATTCCGATGATGAAATCGGTGAGCTTAGTACGGCATTTGAAGAAATGCGTCGTAAGCTCAAGAAGTCCGTGGAGATTCAGCTTCAATATGAAGAGAACCGTAAGGAGCTTATTTCGAATATTTCCCACGATCTCAAGACGCCGGTTACGGCGATTAAAGGATATGTCGAGGGGATTATGGATGGTGTATCGAATTCCCCAGATAAGCTGGATCGGTACATTCGAACCATCTATAACAAAGCAGCTGATATGGATCGGCTCATTGATGAATTATTTCTGTTCTCCAAGCTGGATTTGGGCAAAGTGCCATTTCAATTCGAGAAGGTTGATCTCGGACAATACGTGTTGGATTGCGCGCAGGAATTGCAGTTTGATATGGAGAAAAAAGGGGTTCAGTTCGCGCTCACCGAGCTGCCGAAGTCACCGCTGTATGTAACAGCAGACCGTGACAAGCTCAGACGTGTCCTGCTGAACATTATCGAAAATGCGATAAAATATAGTGAAGAAGGCAAATGCCACATTACCTTAACGTTGAGAGAGATAGACGGCAATGCCGTCATTCAAATAAAAGATAGAGGTCAAGGCATATCGGAGGAGTCGCTTCCTCATATTTTTGATCGGTTTTACCGGGCAGATCCTTCACGTAACACGGCTACCGGAGGAAGCGGGCTTGGACTGGCAATAGCCAAACAAATTATGGAAGAGCACGGCGGGAGAATCAGCGCATCCAGTATCATTGGACGGGGGACGACCGTGTACATGGCATTACCGCTTAGTCGGCAGGGGGAGAGCGAAGGATGA
- a CDS encoding DUF2935 domain-containing protein, with product MSLNETITPWQEHLFWVEILQDHAIFVDEALANEEVQWITIAKRYIGAFTELRNRILKTDPRLPVSSETMIQLSKDIYPVVQGYYQFEGYLQHLRIQNKIVVSLTPVYFNGTLLENGEYIRILHYWMNGTPYEPLPLVTLVEMWLEDQLGHAVLLGNHLDPTELELIKTTQLFAQQFSAHIVTNTAIRGFLRFTAPNFPVQQKFARQVAETVIRFYHVVEGVIRDYQETELLSRLTLRFLEHHIPESCYFLRKLAAYNVEILALPNCPLTKPSFE from the coding sequence ATGAGCCTAAATGAGACAATAACACCATGGCAGGAGCATTTATTCTGGGTCGAAATTTTACAGGATCATGCCATCTTTGTGGACGAGGCGCTCGCGAATGAAGAGGTGCAATGGATTACGATTGCCAAGCGTTACATTGGTGCTTTCACAGAGCTGCGGAACCGCATTTTGAAAACTGATCCAAGACTGCCTGTCTCCTCAGAAACGATGATTCAGCTCTCTAAAGATATTTACCCTGTTGTTCAAGGTTATTATCAATTCGAGGGCTATTTGCAGCATCTTCGCATCCAAAATAAAATCGTTGTCTCCTTAACTCCCGTCTATTTCAATGGAACCCTTTTGGAAAATGGTGAATATATACGGATTTTACATTATTGGATGAACGGTACTCCTTATGAGCCCCTTCCGCTTGTTACGCTGGTGGAAATGTGGCTGGAGGATCAACTCGGTCATGCTGTTCTTCTAGGCAATCATTTGGACCCTACGGAATTGGAGCTGATCAAAACCACACAACTATTCGCTCAACAATTCAGTGCTCACATCGTTACAAACACAGCAATCCGCGGCTTCCTCCGCTTCACAGCGCCTAATTTCCCCGTTCAGCAAAAGTTTGCCCGGCAAGTGGCCGAAACCGTCATCCGTTTTTACCATGTCGTCGAGGGTGTTATTCGCGATTATCAAGAAACCGAACTGCTCAGCCGGTTGACACTGCGGTTCCTTGAGCATCATATACCCGAGTCGTGCTATTTCCTGCGCAAGCTGGCGGCCTATAATGTGGAAATTCTGGCTCTTCCGAATTGTCCGTTGACGAAGCCTTCTTTTGAGTAA
- a CDS encoding DUF445 domain-containing protein yields MTMKREAKYIATVSLGVMGAGFLATLPTPVSSTIWGTFLQGGFEAGVVGGLADWFAVSALFRHPLGIPIPHTALLPKNREKITKALVSTVENELLSKETIRVRLQQIRFLEHGLELAESHLDNVALHKGLSTLAKQALNAIDLDKLTPLLAEEIHKALQEVDTSRLVSTIVDSIVDGGYDGKTFDFVIDKVEAWAVKSDTRDQLGAMALKAFEGLQSNGFMAFAVNAFIGMVNEEKIGGIIQNFVLSYIEQMRTKNHPRREAVLTFIRNELNKLERNPQLLAELEGLKAKLPGLFDLDEKLSGLLERLKAKAEDFVDQPDFVPQHVVPVVRKMLISVKENEDMLQRGESWIQEQIAAYLEKNHSKIGQLVKENLDKLTNDKLTQLMEDKLGNDLQWIRVNGAICGFIIGLGLAGLKMLF; encoded by the coding sequence ATGACAATGAAAAGAGAAGCAAAGTATATAGCGACGGTTTCCTTAGGGGTTATGGGAGCAGGCTTTTTGGCCACGTTGCCCACACCGGTATCTTCAACAATATGGGGAACCTTTTTGCAAGGTGGTTTTGAGGCTGGAGTTGTAGGCGGTTTGGCTGACTGGTTTGCGGTTAGTGCCCTGTTCCGTCACCCTCTGGGCATTCCGATTCCGCATACGGCATTATTGCCGAAAAATCGTGAGAAGATTACGAAAGCGCTTGTCTCGACTGTTGAAAATGAACTGCTTTCCAAAGAAACCATTCGTGTTCGTTTGCAGCAAATTCGTTTCCTAGAACATGGGCTTGAGCTGGCGGAAAGCCATTTGGATAATGTGGCGCTTCACAAGGGTCTCTCGACACTAGCCAAACAGGCTCTAAATGCGATTGATCTGGACAAATTGACGCCGCTTTTAGCGGAGGAAATTCATAAGGCTCTACAAGAAGTAGACACGAGTCGACTCGTTAGTACGATTGTGGACAGCATTGTTGATGGCGGTTATGACGGCAAAACGTTTGATTTTGTTATCGATAAAGTGGAAGCATGGGCCGTTAAGTCGGATACGCGCGATCAGTTGGGTGCAATGGCGCTCAAAGCGTTCGAGGGCCTGCAGTCGAATGGCTTCATGGCATTTGCCGTTAATGCCTTCATCGGTATGGTGAATGAAGAGAAGATCGGGGGCATTATCCAGAACTTCGTTCTTTCCTACATTGAGCAAATGCGAACGAAGAATCATCCGCGCAGGGAAGCGGTTCTTACCTTTATTCGGAATGAACTGAACAAGCTTGAGCGGAATCCACAGCTTTTGGCTGAGCTAGAAGGCTTGAAAGCGAAGCTGCCGGGCCTATTTGATCTCGATGAGAAATTATCGGGGCTGTTAGAGCGGTTGAAGGCGAAGGCAGAGGATTTCGTGGATCAGCCGGATTTTGTGCCTCAGCATGTGGTTCCGGTGGTTCGTAAAATGCTGATTTCAGTGAAAGAAAACGAGGATATGCTGCAGCGCGGCGAGAGCTGGATTCAAGAGCAAATCGCTGCTTATTTGGAGAAAAATCATAGCAAAATCGGTCAACTCGTCAAAGAAAATCTGGATAAGCTGACGAACGATAAGCTGACCCAGTTAATGGAAGATAAGCTCGGCAATGATTTGCAGTGGATTCGTGTCAACGGTGCGATATGCGGTTTTATTATCGGACTTGGCTTGGCAGGATTAAAAATGTTGTTTTAG
- a CDS encoding ABC transporter permease subunit, with the protein MHSLTANVWNETIKLASKKKTIFFLAVTLLLPVIAGLLLARFQSGIGIGAIASGDFPIVMLGLFTSIFLPLFVFMGAADVFAGEMGERTMKNTLTRPITRFKVFASKQIALGVYIALYLIAALLASILSALFFQDFGGVSTVLTWFLAYGSAFIPLLVLSIAAVLLAQFFSSSSSALTVSILLYLAFKVAAFFIPQIATYSPTAYTDWHMLWIGSSMAIGKMSSIFMFLTACSILFFTAGFYLFDKKEI; encoded by the coding sequence ATGCATAGCTTAACCGCCAACGTCTGGAACGAAACGATCAAACTCGCATCGAAGAAGAAAACCATTTTCTTCCTAGCTGTTACGCTGCTTCTTCCGGTTATTGCAGGCTTATTGCTTGCACGCTTTCAAAGCGGCATCGGCATCGGAGCCATTGCATCGGGTGATTTCCCTATCGTCATGCTCGGTTTGTTTACGAGTATATTCCTGCCTTTGTTCGTGTTCATGGGAGCCGCGGATGTATTCGCTGGTGAAATGGGTGAACGAACGATGAAGAACACGCTCACGCGGCCGATCACTCGCTTCAAGGTTTTCGCATCCAAGCAAATTGCGCTGGGCGTGTACATTGCACTCTATTTAATCGCTGCTTTGCTGGCTTCGATCCTATCAGCCCTATTTTTTCAAGACTTCGGAGGCGTAAGTACAGTACTTACTTGGTTCCTCGCCTATGGTTCGGCCTTCATTCCTCTGCTTGTGCTCAGTATTGCAGCCGTGCTTCTCGCGCAGTTCTTCTCCAGCAGCAGCTCCGCATTGACCGTTAGCATTCTTCTTTATTTGGCGTTTAAAGTAGCTGCTTTCTTCATTCCGCAAATTGCAACCTACTCGCCAACAGCTTACACAGATTGGCATATGCTCTGGATTGGCAGCTCGATGGCCATTGGTAAGATGAGCAGCATCTTTATGTTTTTGACGGCGTGTAGTATATTGTTTTTTACAGCAGGATTTTATTTGTTTGATAAAAAGGAGATTTGA
- a CDS encoding HD domain-containing protein, whose translation MMQRDGEYLNIEEQEIILLAAEALVKEKLERDSSGHDWWHIYRVVQTTKRIAAQEGADGFVCELAALLHDVVDEKLNADPAAAQRELEAWLAASGTPAEQVQHVLEIISTMSFKGGARPPMRTLEGQVVQDADRLDAIGAVGISRVFAYSGWKGRPIHDPSVTAREHMTEAEYRAGKDTAINHFYEKLLKLKELMNTDYARQLAEERHRFMEQYLEQFYAEWEGER comes from the coding sequence ATGATGCAGCGTGACGGGGAATACCTGAATATAGAAGAGCAAGAGATCATCCTACTCGCGGCGGAGGCACTCGTGAAAGAGAAGCTCGAGCGCGATAGCAGCGGCCACGACTGGTGGCACATCTATCGCGTGGTGCAGACGACGAAGCGCATTGCCGCCCAGGAGGGCGCCGACGGCTTCGTTTGTGAGCTTGCGGCGCTGCTTCACGACGTCGTCGACGAGAAGCTGAACGCCGATCCAGCCGCTGCGCAGCGCGAACTGGAGGCTTGGCTCGCTGCCAGCGGTACGCCAGCGGAGCAAGTGCAGCACGTGCTGGAGATCATCAGCACGATGTCGTTCAAGGGCGGCGCGCGTCCGCCTATGCGTACGCTAGAAGGCCAGGTCGTGCAGGATGCCGACCGTTTGGATGCGATAGGCGCGGTAGGCATCTCGCGCGTATTCGCTTATTCGGGCTGGAAAGGCCGCCCGATTCACGATCCTTCCGTCACGGCGCGTGAGCACATGACGGAGGCGGAGTATCGCGCTGGGAAAGATACCGCGATTAATCACTTCTACGAGAAGCTCCTGAAATTGAAGGAGCTTATGAACACAGACTACGCCCGGCAGCTGGCAGAGGAGCGGCATCGCTTCATGGAGCAGTACCTCGAACAGTTTTATGCGGAGTGGGAAGGCGAGCGATAA
- a CDS encoding ABC transporter ATP-binding protein, producing MIEIKGVSKTFVQRLGGSYQALDNITLTIEKGEFVSLLGPSGCGKSTVLNLVAGFDTQSEGVIQVNGKKVTGAGADRVVVFQEHGLFPWLTVLDNVAFGLKQKGIGKKERYELAMEQIKAVHLSRFTDRYPHELSGGMKQRAAIARALAMDPEILLMDEPFAALDEQTRLILHKELEEIWMRTRKTILFITHNIREAVILSDRVFVMSTRPGTIKKEFAVKAARPRDSADTVLHHVENSIMDALADELEKVVREETGDEYSIKKNDFSGTASDSLGGGI from the coding sequence TTGATCGAGATTAAAGGAGTTAGTAAGACGTTTGTTCAGCGATTAGGCGGCAGCTATCAGGCGCTGGATAATATCACTTTAACGATTGAAAAAGGGGAGTTCGTCTCCCTGCTGGGCCCGTCCGGATGCGGGAAATCGACCGTGTTGAATTTGGTCGCAGGCTTCGATACGCAGAGTGAAGGCGTTATTCAGGTGAATGGGAAAAAGGTGACCGGCGCTGGAGCGGACCGTGTCGTCGTGTTCCAGGAGCATGGTCTATTCCCATGGTTGACGGTGCTGGACAATGTAGCCTTCGGTCTCAAGCAGAAGGGTATTGGTAAAAAAGAGCGTTACGAGCTGGCGATGGAACAGATCAAAGCTGTGCATCTCAGCCGTTTTACGGATCGTTATCCGCATGAGCTTTCGGGCGGGATGAAGCAGCGGGCCGCCATCGCCCGGGCGCTTGCTATGGACCCAGAGATATTGCTGATGGATGAGCCTTTTGCCGCTTTGGATGAGCAAACGCGCCTTATTTTGCATAAAGAACTGGAAGAAATCTGGATGCGTACGCGAAAAACGATCCTCTTCATCACCCATAACATTCGTGAAGCCGTGATCCTCTCGGACCGTGTATTCGTGATGTCCACGCGTCCCGGGACCATTAAGAAGGAGTTCGCCGTGAAAGCGGCGAGACCTCGGGATAGTGCAGACACCGTGCTCCATCATGTGGAGAATTCGATCATGGACGCGTTGGCAGACGAGCTGGAGAAAGTGGTAAGGGAGGAGACTGGCGATGAGTACAGCATCAAGAAGAACGATTTTTCTGGTACTGCTTCTGATAGCTTGGGAGGCGGGATTTAG
- a CDS encoding MgtC/SapB family protein, which translates to MLSVDVNILMRLGISAIFGLIIGLEREIRNKPLGLKTSLVICLSSCLLTIVSIESANKYAVMGLHVMDPMRLAAQVVSGIGFLGAGVILRKHNDVIVGLTTAAMIWGAAGLGIAVGAGFFVEAFFGLVLIMISVVLLPYFIKKMGPRPLIMKDLRVRLVVSHDGNLTTIIKAIIAKGYKMKSVHIKELNQEQQELHFIVYIDRKYASEVYDELKSMDYIEIAEVETL; encoded by the coding sequence ATGCTATCCGTGGATGTAAACATTTTAATGAGATTAGGGATTTCCGCTATTTTCGGTTTAATTATTGGTTTGGAACGGGAAATCAGGAATAAACCGCTGGGTCTGAAAACTTCTTTAGTCATTTGCTTAAGCAGTTGTTTGTTGACGATTGTTTCAATCGAATCAGCAAATAAATATGCGGTCATGGGACTTCATGTCATGGATCCTATGCGGCTTGCTGCGCAAGTAGTCAGCGGGATTGGTTTCCTCGGGGCCGGGGTGATTCTTCGCAAGCATAATGATGTCATAGTCGGGTTAACGACGGCTGCAATGATATGGGGAGCTGCTGGACTTGGCATCGCGGTTGGGGCAGGTTTCTTTGTAGAAGCCTTTTTTGGACTCGTATTAATCATGATTAGCGTCGTTCTCTTGCCTTATTTTATTAAGAAAATGGGTCCAAGACCGCTGATTATGAAGGACTTGCGCGTGAGGCTCGTCGTCTCCCATGACGGCAACTTAACAACGATTATTAAAGCGATCATTGCCAAAGGCTACAAGATGAAAAGCGTACATATTAAAGAGCTGAATCAGGAGCAGCAAGAGCTGCATTTCATCGTGTATATTGATAGAAAATATGCTTCGGAAGTGTATGATGAGTTGAAAAGTATGGATTACATTGAGATTGCGGAAGTTGAGACCTTGTAG